The following are encoded in a window of Streptomyces sp. 11x1 genomic DNA:
- a CDS encoding FAD-binding oxidoreductase, whose protein sequence is MEKDKAGSGASGRNGSMCTLGITISPAEARKHYGQPRARDLYDAFREAVDLAEELTVKEQIDCDSHRVGRLGVAFKPQHFESIRAKQRDLGDCFGHDTTLLSKSDLRAEPGSDYYHGALLDPLSAHLHVGKYDHGLAEAAELAGAQIHERKRRHRAAPPPRGFPRRAPARHHPRHAGHGGHRRLHRQGHALVPQAATWARRGPGSSSPTTAWSCPPIDYVWGGMVGFSFDRVPHAGEDNGLYYSMGYCGHGIQMATYMGRAMAEVMDGHPQANPMRGFGFPEVPVPFYNGTAWFLPFAGAYYKAKDRLR, encoded by the coding sequence GTGGAGAAGGACAAGGCCGGCTCCGGCGCCTCCGGGCGCAACGGCAGCATGTGCACCCTGGGCATCACCATCAGTCCCGCCGAGGCGCGAAAGCACTACGGGCAGCCGCGGGCCCGGGATCTGTACGACGCCTTCCGCGAGGCGGTGGACCTGGCGGAGGAGCTGACGGTCAAGGAGCAGATCGACTGCGACTCCCACCGCGTAGGACGTCTGGGCGTCGCGTTCAAGCCGCAGCACTTCGAGAGCATACGGGCCAAGCAGCGCGATCTGGGCGACTGCTTCGGCCACGACACCACGCTGCTGAGCAAGAGCGATCTACGTGCCGAGCCGGGCTCCGACTACTACCACGGAGCCCTGCTCGACCCGCTAAGCGCGCATCTTCACGTCGGCAAATACGACCATGGCCTGGCCGAGGCCGCCGAACTCGCAGGGGCTCAGATCCACGAACGCAAGCGCCGCCACCGCGCTGCACCGCCTCCCCGAGGGTTTCCTCGTCGAGCCCCTGCACGGCACCATCCGCGCCACGCAGGCCATGGCGGCCACCGACGTCTACACCGACAGGGCCATGCCCTGGTTCCGCAAGCGGCCACTTGGGCGAGGAGGGGGCCCGGCAGCTCATCCCCAACAACCGCGTGGTCGTGTCCTCCGATCGACTATGTGTGGGGCGGCATGGTCGGGTTCTCCTTCGACCGCGTTCCGCACGCGGGCGAGGACAACGGCCTCTACTACTCCATGGGTTACTGCGGCCACGGCATCCAGATGGCCACCTACATGGGCCGCGCCATGGCCGAGGTCATGGACGGCCACCCGCAGGCCAACCCCATGCGCGGCTTCGGCTTCCCCGAGGTTCCGGTGCCGTTCTACAACGGCACCGCCTGGTTCCTGCCCTTCGCCGGGGCGTACTACAAGGCCAAGGACCGGCTGCGCTGA
- a CDS encoding ATP-binding cassette domain-containing protein: protein MVGALEAGAQNGSPVSVSGVARQAGVDRMGMLGITDLATRRLGELSGGQRQRALIAQGLVQGLAQESDLLVLDEPTTGLAPEARDRIAALLTELVADGSTVVQATHDLGTARSADACLLLHDGRPAGQGHPEQLLTASTLAQIWQPV, encoded by the coding sequence ATGGTCGGCGCCCTCGAAGCAGGGGCCCAGAATGGCTCACCCGTCAGCGTCTCCGGCGTCGCCCGACAGGCCGGGGTGGACCGCATGGGGATGCTCGGTATCACTGACCTCGCCACCCGCCGACTCGGAGAACTCTCCGGCGGACAGCGGCAACGCGCCCTGATCGCCCAAGGACTCGTCCAAGGACTCGCCCAAGAGTCGGACCTGCTCGTCCTGGACGAACCGACCACCGGCCTGGCCCCCGAAGCAAGGGACCGGATCGCCGCGCTGCTGACGGAGTTGGTCGCCGACGGCAGCACCGTCGTTCAGGCCACCCACGACCTGGGAACCGCACGCTCGGCGGACGCCTGCCTCCTGCTCCACGACGGTCGGCCGGCGGGGCAGGGACACCCCGAGCAACTCCTCACCGCCTCAACGCTCGCCCAGATATGGCAACCGGTGTGA